In one window of Nycticebus coucang isolate mNycCou1 chromosome 23, mNycCou1.pri, whole genome shotgun sequence DNA:
- the LOC128576055 gene encoding transcription initiation factor TFIID subunit 13-like: MVDEEEDPAFEEENEEIGGGAEGGQSKRKRLFSKELRYMMYGFGDDQNPYTESVDILEDLVIEFITEMTHKAMSIGRQGRVQVEDTVFLIQKDPRKFARVKDLLTMNEEWKRARKAFDEANCGS, from the coding sequence ATGGTGGATGAGGAGGAAGACCCTgcttttgaggaagaaaatgaagaaattggagGAGGTGCAGAAGGTGGACAGAGTAAAAGAAAGAGACTTTTTTCTAAAGAATTGAGATATATGATGTATGGTTTTGGAGATGACCAGAATCCTTATACTGAGTCAGTAGATATTCTTGAAGACCTTGTCATAGAATTCATTACTGAAATGACTCACAAGGCAATGTCAATTGGAAGACAAGGTCGAGTACAAGTTGAAGATACCGTCTTCTTGATTCAAAAGGACCCCAGGAAGTTTGCTAGGGTTAAAGACTTGCTTACTATGAATGAAGAATGGAAAAGGGctagaaaagcatttgatgaagcAAACTGTGGATCGTAA